Proteins encoded by one window of Lactobacillus sp. ESL0684:
- a CDS encoding Hsp20/alpha crystallin family protein encodes MSNDMMNHRGDIFDAMNDWFDLPRKFWDNNNGRNLMQADVAETKDNYVVKVDLPGMDKSELKLNYQNDTLSIAGTRTFNQETTNQKNLIHRERSMGHISRSFRLPNVEASQIHAKYQDGVLTVTLPKRAASEQDSSINID; translated from the coding sequence ATGAGTAATGATATGATGAATCATCGTGGTGACATTTTCGATGCAATGAACGACTGGTTCGATCTTCCACGAAAATTCTGGGATAACAATAACGGTCGCAATTTAATGCAGGCTGACGTTGCTGAAACTAAAGACAACTATGTGGTCAAAGTGGATTTACCAGGAATGGATAAAAGTGAGCTTAAACTTAATTACCAAAATGATACTTTAAGCATAGCTGGAACCAGAACTTTCAACCAAGAAACCACTAATCAGAAGAATTTAATCCATCGCGAAAGAAGCATGGGACATATTTCACGCAGTTTTAGATTACCTAATGTTGAAGCTAGTCAAATTCATGCTAAGTATCAAGATGGTGTTCTAACTGTTACTTTACCTAAACGAGCAGCTAGCGAGCAAGATAGCTCAATCAATATTGACTAA
- a CDS encoding C1 family peptidase, with amino-acid sequence MGHKLTQQEVEKFSANFNENPQNQVVARATQKNGVMNAAYNDRVQSELTRVFSTELDTQNVTNQRQSGRCWEFATLNILRHNFGEKYHVKNFTFSQSYNFFWDKIERANIFYDNIINTADQELDSREVKAYLADAGEDGGQFHMAAALVAKYGIVPTYAMPENFNTNNTAGFAKALGDKLRKDALVLRKLAQANKTEDLEQAREEFLSEVYQMTAIAVGEPPKKLDLEYRDDDKKYHLDKDLTPIEFLNKYLGDVDFDDYVVLTNAPDHEYNKLYGLPFEDNVAGSYRIRFLNVPMDYLETAAVKQLKDGEAVWFSNDVGEQSDRKTGYLDTNLYQFNNLFGVDLKMSKADQLRTGSAASTHAMTLVGVDEDHGHIRQWKVENSWGEKNGDKGFFVMSNDWFKQYTYEVVVHKKYLSAEQVALAEGTTYDLPVWDSLA; translated from the coding sequence ATGGGACATAAACTAACTCAACAAGAAGTGGAAAAGTTTTCCGCTAATTTTAACGAAAATCCGCAAAATCAGGTTGTTGCACGTGCTACACAAAAAAACGGCGTTATGAATGCCGCCTATAATGATCGCGTTCAATCAGAACTAACTCGGGTTTTTTCCACCGAATTAGACACCCAAAATGTGACTAACCAGCGCCAATCCGGTCGTTGCTGGGAGTTCGCTACTTTAAATATTTTACGGCATAATTTTGGCGAGAAATATCATGTCAAGAACTTTACTTTTTCACAAAGCTATAACTTTTTCTGGGATAAAATCGAGCGAGCAAATATTTTTTATGACAACATCATCAACACAGCAGACCAAGAACTAGACAGCCGCGAAGTTAAAGCATACTTAGCAGACGCTGGTGAAGATGGTGGTCAATTCCATATGGCCGCTGCTTTAGTCGCTAAATACGGAATAGTGCCAACATATGCCATGCCCGAAAACTTCAACACTAACAATACTGCCGGTTTTGCTAAAGCATTAGGCGACAAATTACGTAAAGACGCCTTGGTTTTACGTAAATTAGCCCAGGCAAATAAAACCGAAGACTTAGAACAAGCTCGTGAAGAGTTTTTGAGTGAAGTTTACCAAATGACTGCTATTGCAGTTGGTGAACCACCTAAGAAACTTGACTTGGAGTATCGTGATGATGACAAAAAATATCACTTAGATAAAGATTTAACACCAATAGAATTTTTAAATAAATATCTAGGTGACGTTGACTTTGACGATTATGTTGTCCTAACTAATGCGCCTGATCATGAATATAATAAATTATATGGTCTGCCGTTCGAAGATAATGTTGCTGGTTCATACCGAATTAGGTTTTTAAATGTACCAATGGATTATCTAGAAACTGCCGCAGTTAAGCAGCTAAAAGATGGCGAGGCTGTTTGGTTCAGTAACGATGTCGGTGAGCAGAGTGACCGTAAAACCGGCTATCTTGACACTAATCTTTATCAATTTAATAACCTCTTTGGAGTTGACCTAAAGATGTCTAAGGCAGATCAATTACGTACTGGTTCAGCTGCCTCAACTCATGCGATGACTTTAGTTGGTGTTGATGAAGACCACGGCCATATTCGGCAATGGAAAGTTGAAAATTCCTGGGGTGAGAAAAACGGTGACAAGGGCTTTTTCGTAATGTCCAATGATTGGTTTAAGCAATACACTTATGAAGTCGTTGTCCACAAGAAATACCTGTCAGCTGAACAAGTTGCATTGGCTGAAGGCACTACCTACGACTTACCTGTTTGGGACTCATTAGCATAA
- the greA gene encoding transcription elongation factor GreA, whose product MVYYQKMTPEGYHKIEAEIKQLKKDRPRRIKILQEARSLGDLSENTEYTEAKRDLGHLQSRLRYLDKQLRYAEVIEPKQNGQVDLGNLVTLKFEDESESEQYQLVGRMEADLAENKIAFDSPLGQAVMKQSAPSTVTVEAPAGSYEVTILAVE is encoded by the coding sequence TTGGTTTATTATCAAAAGATGACACCAGAAGGCTATCATAAAATAGAAGCTGAAATTAAGCAGCTAAAAAAAGATCGTCCACGACGAATAAAAATTTTACAAGAGGCGCGAAGTTTAGGAGACCTGTCAGAAAATACTGAGTACACTGAAGCCAAGCGTGATTTGGGACATTTGCAAAGTCGATTACGGTATTTAGATAAGCAATTGCGTTATGCCGAAGTAATTGAGCCTAAACAAAATGGTCAAGTAGACCTAGGAAATTTAGTCACTCTAAAGTTTGAAGATGAATCAGAGTCTGAACAATATCAACTTGTTGGCCGGATGGAAGCAGATTTAGCTGAAAATAAAATTGCTTTTGATTCACCACTGGGGCAGGCTGTTATGAAACAATCGGCTCCGTCTACTGTTACCGTGGAGGCTCCGGCTGGTAGTTATGAGGTTACGATTTTGGCGGTTGAATGA
- a CDS encoding nucleoside hydrolase, whose protein sequence is MKEIYFNHDGNIDDLVSYLLLLQAPDIKLLGVSAIDADGYVDPAVEVCRKMTDRFNLRSDQLEIAKSDSRAVNQFPEVWRSAAYSFNYLPILNESGKMMTKQAAEPAHLDMISKLKAAKEPITLVMTGPLTDLARALEVDPTIEAKIAKLYWMGGSLDGHGNVSMVNADGSQEWNAYWDPIAVERVFASSIPMQVIGLESSEELPLTDDLRLHWASLRKYPAMDLVGQGYSLLVNPPIPSAQLYFWDVLTTISALYPEVVSATAEHHVKVITSGIAQGKLVEDPAGKGITLVTKANKELFFHKWDELLEQTK, encoded by the coding sequence ATGAAAGAAATTTATTTTAACCACGATGGTAATATTGATGATTTGGTATCGTATTTGTTATTGTTGCAAGCTCCAGATATTAAGCTACTAGGAGTTAGTGCAATTGACGCTGATGGTTATGTTGATCCAGCGGTTGAAGTTTGTCGCAAAATGACTGATCGCTTTAATCTGCGCAGTGACCAATTAGAGATTGCCAAATCAGACTCGCGGGCTGTCAACCAATTTCCTGAAGTTTGGCGATCTGCGGCGTATTCATTTAATTATTTACCAATTTTAAATGAATCAGGCAAGATGATGACTAAGCAGGCAGCTGAACCCGCTCATTTGGACATGATTAGTAAACTTAAGGCGGCTAAAGAACCAATAACTCTGGTAATGACAGGTCCACTGACTGATTTAGCACGTGCTTTAGAGGTGGATCCAACTATTGAAGCAAAGATTGCCAAGTTATATTGGATGGGTGGCTCACTTGATGGTCATGGCAATGTGTCAATGGTTAATGCTGACGGTAGCCAAGAATGGAATGCTTATTGGGATCCGATAGCTGTTGAACGTGTCTTTGCGTCAAGCATCCCGATGCAGGTAATTGGACTAGAAAGTAGTGAAGAGCTGCCGTTAACCGATGATTTACGGCTTCATTGGGCTAGTTTACGCAAATATCCAGCAATGGATTTGGTGGGACAGGGCTATAGTTTATTAGTAAATCCACCAATTCCTAGTGCGCAACTTTATTTCTGGGATGTATTGACGACAATTAGTGCATTGTATCCAGAAGTGGTTTCGGCAACTGCCGAGCATCATGTTAAAGTGATTACTTCAGGAATTGCCCAAGGTAAGCTGGTAGAGGATCCAGCTGGTAAAGGGATAACTTTGGTAACTAAGGCAAATAAAGAATTATTTTTCCACAAGTGGGATGAACTTTTAGAACAAACTAAATAA